The Brachypodium distachyon strain Bd21 chromosome 4, Brachypodium_distachyon_v3.0, whole genome shotgun sequence nucleotide sequence ATCCGATGGCTTCCGCTGCGGCGTCGCGTCCCCCtgccccaccgccgccacccccgccgcctccggcgacGATGCAGTGGCTCAGCCCGCGGGTGTCCTTCAGCCTCGACGAcgcgggctgcggcggcggtgggggaagggacgcggcggcggtgatgggAGCGGGGAAGCCGAGCGCCGACTTCGAGTTCCTGCTCGCGGGCTGCTCCGCGGTCTCCACCATGCTCCCCGCCGACGAGCTCTTCTCGGGCGGGAAGCTCGTCCCTCTCCGCCTCCCCGCGCAGACGCCCGCCAGCTGTTCGACGGCGCGTCGGCCTCCTCTTAccccgccggagccggagacgacgaaTACGCCCAAGCCGGATCAGGAGCTGGCCAAGGATGTGTCCATGGCGTCGGAGGAAGAGGGCCCCAAGGTCGTGCCGGCCAGGCGGTGGAGGGATCTGCTCCGGCTGCGCAAGCAGCAGGCCTCGTCGTCTTCGGCTTCGTCAGCATCCTCAACGGAGACCACCAAGCCGCTgcgccgccttctccgccgTGGCAGCGGCGGGCCCAAGCCGCCGGAGCAGGAGCCGTCGCTCAgccttcccctcctccgccccgacgATGAGCTCTCGCCCTCGCCCGCTTCCACGACAGTTCTTCATCCTCATCTTCAACCTTCGACTCCATCCAATCCCCATCAGCAGCATCAACATCAGAACCACCATCTGCCGCCGAAGATCCGCCTGACGCCATCGCAGCAGGCAacggcgccgcccccgccgcct carries:
- the LOC100820962 gene encoding formin-like protein 5 isoform X1, encoding MASAAASRPPAPPPPPPPPPATMQWLSPRVSFSLDDAGCGGGGGRDAAAVMGAGKPSADFEFLLAGCSAVSTMLPADELFSGGKLVPLRLPAQTPASCSTARRPPLTPPEPETTNTPKPDQELAKDVSMASEEEGPKVVPARRWRDLLRLRKQQASSSSASSASSTETTKPLRRLLRRGSGGPKPPEQEPSLSLPLLRPDDELSPSPASTTVLHPHLQPSTPSNPHQQHQHQNHHLPPKIRLTPSQQATAPPPPPPPPPPPPSAVAADSPRLNAAGKVVFNGLGRSSSSPSSLAGGRRAHGHRCGGGVGMERSYSAHVRVTPVLNVPVCRKSVSVFGIDRLFSPSSASSAAHAAASKKGKVAKKEAAPVTTAAAATAPSPQMAVWLARSRAAPALLAPRANHMAAAAVGRSETRRHACACRRCRR
- the LOC100820962 gene encoding formin-like protein 5 isoform X2, translated to MASAAASRPPAPPPPPPPPPATMQWLSPRVSFSLDDAGCGGGGGRDAAAVMGAGKPSADFEFLLAGCSAVSTMLPADELFSGGKLVPLRLPAQTPASCSTARRPPLTPPEPETTNTPKPDQELAKDVSMASEEEGPKVVPARRWRDLLRLRKQQASSSSASSASSTETTKPLRRLLRRGSGGPKPPEQEPSLSLPLLRPDDELSPSPASTTVLHPHLQPSTPSNPHQQHQHQNHHLPPKIRLTPSQQATAPPPPPPPPPPPPSAVAADSPRLNAAGKVVFNGLGRSSSSPSSLAGGRRAHGHRCGGGVGMERSYSAHVRVTPVLNVPVCRKSVSVFGIDRLFSPSSASSAAHAAASKKGKVAKKEAAPVTTAAAATAPSPQISSRALSS